One segment of Aquimarina sp. BL5 DNA contains the following:
- a CDS encoding S-layer family protein, translated as MKLTNHIHFLLLVLLMVSPNIKVFGQDTFLDNFSPANYTGNDGTQNWNGGWTENDFGTANSPTTGRIQIDNNRLRFRNFDSQFNLFILRDVDLSAYSAAVLTFDYDRSSGGDESVGAFFLNTATGFYDFAIGTPTSGGNTGSLSFTIPAAYINASSSLLFFSNSGNWGGTETVFIDNVLITATGSTPEISIDDVTVNEDAGTLDFTVTHTGGTTSGSFTIDYSATNISTVGADFNGSTSGTITFTGTSLGTQTISIPILDDTLAEPAETFSVNLSNPSDGSVSITDSQGIGTINASDAISITINDVSVNEAAGTATFTVTSSGGSLTGGYSIDYATADNTATTAGNDYTSTSSPPSLTFAGTLGETQTITVPILDDTIFEGDETYFVNLNNSSNPLVTITDIQGIGTIEDNEAGVSINDISVNENAGNATFTVTLTGIIPGGFTLEYATADASATDPEDYAGTTSPNPILTFTGTDGETQTITIQIIDDTDLEGNETFFVNLSNANSVLVNVTDSQGIGTIIDDELPFIITDTITDNTCSGIFVDSGSINGLYSNNESITYTLCPDTPGSSVVLNFTSFDVENTFDFLQVYEGTTTTTLIDSYNNGNIPTTIISSDPSGCLTFIFSSDGSVVGNGWQANISCTNAGNSLVTLNDITVNENAGTATFTATFSGGSIPGGFSVDYTTIDDTAYADSDFVSTSGTLNFSGTPGETQTITVPIINNIFAENTETFFLNLNNPSTTVGLISGIGTILDDGDPALGNDVPLTLFDDFNGYYDYALTAGTLRTADEGVDPCAITTTSSNTLTTPILAGSTIEKAYLTWGHSGLAADDVVTFQGQSVTADVVNTAFGFYYGMVSDVTSIINSLPDPSGATYTFTDLVIDNGPSYCGSVVFGGWSLYIFYTNPSLPAVSINMYNGFDAQGGGTTIETSSYTLDGFFAIGSTGSKTSVLSWEGDPTRTGNEIISVTTGSGTTNLTGDGNNSPALANVFNSTIYDDTASPVINDSSLFGFDLDTYNISSLIAQGETTATTNIQTQGDFLILNSVLLKVPSNLMTGTVFEDINYPGGAGRDLASSSGVGIEGVIVELYDNTGTFVDSDVTDVNGDYNIGGMANGTYTLRVVNNTVRSTRGGGAACTTCLPIQTFRSDYTASTLGTITNEIGGANPAGEDDAAGTLTANAQTISTITITNEGAVDIDFGFNFNTIVNTNGDGQGSLDQFIINSNNLDETGLDIEVHPNDAVLNPLAGEDTSIFNIPITDLGYISADGYFDIILDSGNLPIIASNNTKIDGRTQTAFSGDTNTGTVGSGSTAVGTTATLLPDYNRPEIQVRSDFGDVFIIQANDIGIRNIAVYGGNRRSIRQDSGTGNLILENFLGVNALGVRGVVGVGSYSDDGFEINGGTAVIDSNYISENTDFGISVNGGTSTLIQNNHITNNGFRACEYNIRINNGSGVTIQNNLIDSSASTGIFDNQGNVTITENTITTAGSNTGCAQLSGINLAQNNSSVTNNIINANAGSGIALTGGTTSGNLISQNSIYANGTFADALGIDISDDGVTINDTGDADTGPNGSFNFPVFESASISGTNLKLVGWARPGAIIEVFISDISLGATIGDNTVGAGITQDYGEGQTYLGTITEGSGTDTDGTSTLYSDVDGNTDTTNRFNITLSLSSSIPLGSLITATATEASTNSTSEFGSTFTVRAGTVITNRRITYRVKPN; from the coding sequence ATGAAACTAACAAACCACATACACTTTCTGCTTTTAGTATTGCTAATGGTTTCACCAAATATTAAAGTGTTTGGTCAGGATACATTTTTGGATAATTTTAGTCCAGCCAATTATACTGGAAATGATGGAACACAAAATTGGAATGGAGGTTGGACAGAAAATGATTTTGGTACTGCCAATTCTCCTACTACTGGGAGGATACAAATTGACAATAATAGATTAAGATTCAGAAATTTTGATTCACAATTTAACCTATTTATTCTAAGAGATGTAGACTTATCTGCATATTCTGCTGCTGTATTAACATTTGATTATGACAGATCAAGTGGTGGAGATGAAAGCGTTGGAGCTTTCTTTCTTAATACAGCCACTGGATTTTATGATTTTGCCATTGGGACTCCAACCAGTGGAGGAAATACTGGAAGTCTAAGCTTTACTATTCCTGCAGCTTATATTAATGCAAGTTCATCATTACTTTTCTTTTCTAATAGTGGAAATTGGGGTGGTACCGAAACGGTTTTTATTGATAATGTTCTTATTACGGCAACCGGATCTACTCCAGAGATATCCATTGACGATGTAACAGTCAATGAAGATGCTGGAACATTAGATTTTACAGTTACACATACTGGTGGAACTACTTCAGGAAGTTTTACTATAGATTATAGTGCAACCAATATATCAACTGTGGGAGCAGATTTTAATGGTAGTACATCAGGTACTATTACATTTACTGGAACAAGCTTAGGTACCCAAACCATTTCTATTCCTATCTTGGATGATACACTAGCTGAACCTGCGGAAACTTTTTCAGTAAATCTAAGCAACCCAAGTGATGGCTCGGTATCCATAACAGACTCTCAGGGAATTGGAACAATTAATGCCAGTGATGCTATATCCATAACTATCAATGATGTTTCGGTTAATGAAGCGGCTGGTACGGCTACTTTTACAGTCACCTCATCCGGAGGTTCTTTGACAGGGGGATATTCCATTGATTATGCCACGGCAGATAATACTGCAACCACAGCCGGTAATGACTACACTAGTACTTCCTCTCCTCCTTCCCTAACCTTCGCAGGAACTCTTGGAGAAACTCAAACAATTACTGTACCTATTCTGGATGATACTATTTTTGAAGGAGATGAAACATATTTTGTAAATCTAAATAATTCAAGCAACCCTCTGGTCACAATAACTGACATTCAAGGAATAGGAACAATAGAAGACAATGAAGCTGGAGTCAGTATCAATGATATATCTGTTAATGAAAACGCGGGTAATGCAACTTTTACTGTTACTCTAACAGGAATCATACCAGGTGGCTTTACTTTAGAATATGCCACAGCTGATGCCTCTGCCACAGACCCTGAGGATTACGCAGGAACTACAAGTCCTAACCCTATTTTGACATTTACGGGAACTGATGGAGAAACTCAAACTATAACTATTCAAATAATAGATGACACAGATTTAGAAGGTAATGAAACTTTTTTCGTTAACCTGAGCAACGCAAATAGTGTTTTAGTCAACGTCACTGATTCGCAAGGGATAGGAACAATAATTGATGACGAACTTCCCTTTATTATCACGGACACAATTACAGATAACACCTGTAGCGGGATTTTTGTGGATAGCGGTTCAATTAATGGTCTCTACAGTAATAATGAATCAATTACCTATACCTTATGCCCGGACACTCCCGGTAGTTCGGTTGTGTTAAATTTCACTTCGTTTGACGTAGAAAACACCTTTGATTTTTTACAAGTGTATGAAGGAACAACAACGACAACTTTAATAGATAGTTATAACAATGGTAATATACCAACCACCATAATATCTTCTGACCCTTCGGGCTGTTTAACGTTTATTTTTTCCTCTGATGGTTCTGTAGTAGGAAATGGGTGGCAAGCAAATATATCTTGTACTAATGCTGGAAATAGTTTGGTTACATTGAATGATATAACTGTAAACGAAAATGCAGGAACAGCGACATTTACAGCTACTTTTTCCGGAGGTAGCATTCCAGGTGGATTTAGCGTAGATTATACAACTATCGATGATACTGCTTATGCAGATTCTGATTTCGTTTCTACTTCTGGAACCTTAAATTTTTCAGGAACACCAGGAGAGACACAAACTATTACAGTTCCTATCATAAATAATATTTTTGCTGAAAATACAGAGACCTTTTTCTTAAATTTAAATAATCCCTCTACAACAGTAGGATTAATTAGTGGAATTGGAACTATATTAGATGATGGAGACCCTGCTTTAGGTAATGATGTGCCACTTACGCTCTTTGATGACTTTAATGGATACTATGATTATGCATTAACTGCAGGAACTCTTAGAACAGCTGATGAAGGAGTAGATCCGTGTGCAATTACTACTACTTCTTCTAATACGCTTACGACACCTATACTTGCCGGTTCTACAATCGAAAAGGCATATTTAACCTGGGGACATTCTGGTCTGGCAGCGGATGATGTAGTTACGTTCCAAGGACAATCCGTTACTGCTGACGTGGTCAATACAGCATTTGGCTTTTATTATGGAATGGTGAGTGATGTTACCTCTATAATTAATAGTCTTCCTGACCCTTCTGGAGCTACATATACTTTTACAGACCTGGTAATTGATAACGGTCCATCTTATTGTGGTTCTGTAGTTTTTGGAGGATGGTCTTTATATATATTCTACACGAATCCTTCTTTACCTGCGGTTAGTATTAACATGTATAATGGTTTTGATGCCCAAGGAGGTGGAACAACAATAGAAACATCAAGTTATACTCTTGATGGCTTCTTTGCTATTGGTTCTACAGGTTCTAAAACCTCTGTATTATCTTGGGAAGGAGATCCTACTAGAACAGGAAATGAAATTATATCTGTAACTACAGGTTCAGGAACTACCAACTTAACAGGAGATGGTAACAATTCACCTGCTCTAGCCAATGTTTTTAATTCTACGATATATGATGACACCGCAAGCCCGGTCATCAACGATTCATCCTTATTTGGTTTTGACTTAGATACCTATAATATATCATCACTTATTGCTCAAGGTGAAACTACAGCAACAACAAATATCCAAACGCAAGGTGATTTTTTAATCCTAAATTCTGTATTACTAAAAGTACCGAGTAATTTAATGACAGGTACTGTTTTTGAAGACATTAATTATCCAGGAGGTGCAGGTAGAGACCTAGCATCATCTTCTGGTGTAGGAATAGAAGGAGTCATTGTAGAGTTATATGATAATACAGGTACTTTTGTAGATTCTGATGTTACTGATGTAAATGGAGATTATAATATTGGTGGTATGGCCAATGGCACGTACACGCTACGTGTGGTAAATAATACTGTAAGGTCAACCAGAGGAGGTGGAGCTGCATGTACAACCTGTTTGCCTATCCAGACATTTAGATCAGATTATACAGCCAGTACTTTGGGAACCATAACCAATGAAATTGGTGGTGCTAACCCTGCAGGTGAAGATGACGCTGCTGGAACACTTACCGCCAATGCACAAACAATTTCTACAATCACAATAACGAATGAAGGAGCCGTTGATATAGATTTTGGCTTTAACTTTAATACCATCGTAAATACTAATGGAGATGGGCAGGGCTCATTAGACCAATTTATTATAAATTCTAATAATCTCGATGAAACGGGATTAGACATTGAAGTACATCCAAATGATGCTGTACTTAATCCTTTGGCTGGAGAAGATACTTCAATATTTAATATACCAATCACTGATCTCGGATATATTTCTGCTGATGGATATTTTGATATCATCCTTGATTCTGGGAATTTACCTATTATTGCTTCTAATAACACCAAAATTGATGGACGAACTCAAACAGCTTTTTCTGGAGATACTAATACAGGTACTGTGGGATCTGGAAGTACAGCGGTCGGAACCACCGCTACCCTCCTCCCTGATTACAATAGGCCAGAAATTCAGGTGAGAAGTGATTTTGGAGATGTTTTTATAATACAAGCTAATGATATAGGCATCAGAAACATAGCTGTTTATGGTGGTAATAGAAGATCAATTCGACAAGATTCAGGAACAGGAAATCTTATCTTGGAGAATTTCTTAGGTGTAAATGCTCTAGGAGTTAGAGGTGTTGTTGGCGTAGGAAGTTATAGCGATGATGGTTTCGAAATTAATGGAGGAACAGCTGTTATCGATAGCAATTATATCTCTGAAAATACAGATTTCGGAATCTCCGTAAATGGAGGTACTTCAACACTTATTCAAAACAATCACATTACTAATAACGGCTTTAGAGCCTGTGAATATAATATCAGGATAAATAATGGTAGCGGAGTTACTATACAAAACAACCTTATTGATAGTTCAGCTTCAACTGGAATTTTTGATAATCAAGGTAATGTAACGATAACAGAAAACACAATAACTACAGCAGGTAGTAATACTGGTTGTGCACAACTTAGCGGTATCAATTTAGCACAAAATAATTCGTCAGTTACCAATAACATTATTAATGCTAATGCAGGGTCTGGTATTGCTTTGACTGGTGGTACAACCTCAGGAAATCTAATTTCGCAAAACTCTATTTATGCAAATGGAACGTTTGCAGATGCTCTTGGTATTGATATTTCGGATGATGGAGTTACCATTAATGATACTGGTGATGCGGATACAGGCCCTAACGGAAGTTTTAACTTTCCAGTTTTTGAATCTGCATCCATCTCAGGAACTAATTTAAAGTTAGTGGGATGGGCACGTCCCGGAGCAATTATTGAGGTTTTTATAAGTGATATTAGTCTGGGCGCTACCATTGGAGACAATACAGTGGGTGCTGGCATTACACAAGATTATGGTGAAGGACAGACCTATCTTGGAACAATTACAGAAGGAAGTGGCACTGATACTGATGGGACTAGCACACTATATAGCGATGTTGATGGAAATACTGATACTACGAATAGATTTAATATAACATTATCACTCAGCTCCTCCATTCCTTTAGGGAGCCTAATTACAGCAACAGCAACCGAAGCAAGTACTAATTCCACTTCAGAATTTGGAAGTACATTTACCGTTAGGGCAGGGACAGTTATTACCAATAGAAGAATCACATATAGGGTTAAGCCAAACTAA
- a CDS encoding gliding motility-associated C-terminal domain-containing protein codes for MQKYFLLLFLLIASTLFSQQAFHNYGDIQIHDEGQIGFHLDLINDGGFDQNVGFTGFYNQNSLTISGTNRPIFYDMEIDVLNDLFLEVAVGVNNFQEFTNGRVFTPRDQINVSLDYLNDAPYLGENNDRYVDGYATITGELDFSFPIGDDFRHRPARIESQAANNTARAAYFFENPNFPNFFSDNFDTNSFGDLLFGISIFEFWDVDGDQETRVTLTWDTNSNIPTLVNDLSDLRVVGWDPNLEQWVNLGNTIVTGDLDTGEITSELIVPDNYVALTFGTSGIILDGDLEIFTAVSPNGDGFNDTFVIQGLTQFPDNELFIYNRWGVLVYSRKAYHEVQQTSEAFNGISQGRATIAKGEELPVGTYYYVLNIKGTKDRAGYLYVNR; via the coding sequence ATGCAAAAATATTTTTTACTCTTATTCCTACTAATCGCCTCGACTTTATTTAGTCAACAAGCCTTTCATAACTATGGAGATATTCAAATACATGATGAAGGTCAAATAGGGTTTCATTTAGATTTAATAAACGATGGAGGTTTTGATCAAAATGTTGGCTTTACTGGTTTCTATAATCAAAATAGCTTAACAATTTCTGGAACTAATCGTCCTATTTTCTATGATATGGAAATTGATGTATTAAATGATTTATTTCTAGAAGTTGCCGTAGGAGTTAATAATTTTCAAGAGTTTACAAATGGAAGAGTTTTTACTCCGAGAGATCAAATAAATGTTTCTTTAGATTATCTTAATGACGCTCCTTATTTAGGAGAAAATAATGATCGTTACGTGGATGGTTACGCTACTATTACCGGTGAACTTGATTTTTCTTTTCCTATCGGTGATGATTTTCGTCACAGACCTGCACGGATAGAGAGTCAAGCAGCTAACAATACTGCTCGAGCAGCTTATTTCTTCGAAAACCCTAATTTCCCAAACTTCTTCTCTGATAACTTTGATACCAATAGTTTTGGAGATTTATTATTTGGTATTAGCATTTTTGAATTTTGGGACGTAGACGGAGATCAAGAGACAAGAGTAACGCTCACGTGGGATACTAATAGTAATATACCAACATTAGTAAATGACTTATCTGATCTAAGAGTTGTAGGATGGGATCCTAATTTAGAACAATGGGTTAATTTAGGAAACACTATTGTTACAGGAGATCTTGATACAGGGGAAATCACTTCAGAATTAATAGTTCCTGATAATTACGTTGCTCTTACATTTGGCACCTCTGGTATTATATTAGATGGAGACTTAGAAATTTTTACCGCTGTTTCGCCAAATGGAGATGGATTTAATGATACGTTTGTTATACAAGGACTAACGCAATTTCCAGATAACGAATTGTTTATATACAATCGTTGGGGTGTATTGGTCTATAGCCGAAAAGCGTATCACGAAGTTCAACAAACTTCTGAAGCTTTTAATGGTATTTCTCAAGGTCGAGCAACTATTGCAAAAGGAGAAGAGTTACCAGTAGGAACTTATTACTATGTTTTAAATATTAAAGGAACAAAAGATAGAGCAGGATATCTTTATGTCAATAGGTAG